The following is a genomic window from Acidobacteriota bacterium.
CATCCGGGGGTGGCCGCGCCACATCCCAAACAATTAGGACTTGCGCCGCTGGCCCGTCCCGTTTAAGATTTCGTTGTCCTCCTGAAATGGCCGCACACTCTGGTGCGAGCTTGCGTACCGTGCGCTCTCAGTTCAGGCGCCAACGGACGAACCAGGCAGTTCAGCTTCCAGCCGGCCAGTACCACCCACGTCCAGCCCGGCGTGTACTTGGCGGGAGCAGCAGCAAAGAGACTCAGGACTTTCAGCCAGAACTTTTGCGGGGCGCCCGGCGCCAAGCCGGCTGCGCCCAGCCAAAAAGCAGGGAATAGTACAACCACATGAATCAAGGACAGAACCAGCCTCCGCATGGCGGAGGCGGCGGGCGCAGGCGCCGCCGGCGGCATGGCGGCAAGCAGCATAACCGCGGCGCGAATGGCGGCCAGCCTATGGACGGCGGCCAACCGATGGGTGGTGGCCAGCCCGGGGGCGGCGGTGGCCAGCACCAAGGTGGTCAGGGCGCCCAACCCCGTGGCGGCGGCCAGCCGGGTGGCGGAGGCGGTGGACGCAACCGCCGCAATCGCAGCCGGCGCGGCGGCGGCGGCCAGCCGGCATTCGTCGGACCCATGGACCACAGCTATCGCCAGAATCAGGGCGAGGGCAACGGTAACTCGAACTCCCGCCCGCAGGGCCGCTACAGCAACCAGTCCAACCGTCCCCAACAGTTCTTCAACGCGCCCGCGATCGACCCGCTCCCGCTGCGCGAAGACGCCACCACCCGCATCTACGCCTTCATCGAAGATCTGTTCTTCGTGACCAAGATGCAAGACACCGCGCGCAAGCTCAACGTGAAACTCGAGTTCGTGAAGACGGTGGAGGAGCTGCTCGAGAAAGTGGAGCAGCGCGCCGGGGAAGCGCCCTCGCTCATCGTCTTCGACCTGAACAATGTCAATGCCAAGCCGCTACAGTCGATCCCGAAGCTGCGCGCGAAGTTCAAGCGCGGTACCTCCATCGTGGGATTCGTCTCGCACGTGCAGGGCGACTTGAAGCTCAAGGCGCAGGAAGCAGGATGCGATAGCGTGATGCCACGCTCCGCCTTCTCGCAGCACCTGCCGCAGATACTCCGCCGGCACGGCGCGCCCGACGATCTCGATGAACCTCAATCGCAGTTCGGCCTGGGCTCGGGCACTCAGTAGTAGTACCCAGTACTCGGTGCCCAGTACCCAGAAGGCCGGCGTCGCTGCTGGGCCTTTTGCTTTTTTGGTTAAAGACGAAAGACAAAGAACCAACGACCGCCCCCTGCGGCCTTTAACCTTCCGATCACGAGATCACTCGATCCACCGATCTCCCGATTCCTTCTTGGTTCTTTGTCTGCCGACCTTCTGGGTACTGGGTACCGGGTACTGAGTACTAGCCCGGCGGCCACCGCAGCGCTCTTCCACCCAGTAGATGCAGGTGGAGATGGAAGACGCTCTGTCCCGCGCCCGGACCCACGTTGTACACGGTGCGATATCCCTGCTCGATGCCGCGTTCGCGCGCGAGCTTCGCCGCGGTGAGCTGGCAGTAGCCGAGGATCTCGGCATCTTCCGGCTTCGCTTCCTTCAATCCGACCATGTGTTGCTTGGGGACGATGAGCAGGTGCGTGGGCGCTTGCGGATTGATGTCTTCGAAGGCAAAGACGCGCTCGTCTTCGTAGACCTTCTTGGCGGGGATCTGGCCGGCGACGATCTTGCAGAACAGGCAATCAGCCATAGCGCCGATTCTAAACCTGGAGATCAAACCCAAACAGGAGGAAGGGAGGAAGGGAGGATAAAGAGGAGAAGAGGAGAAAGAAAACGGAAAGAAGAAAACGGAAAGAAGAAAACGGAAAGAACCTCCTCCTATCCTCCCCTCCTCCTGTTTTGGTTTGACCTGAGGTTCAGTCCATGCGCACGAGCCACACCGGCGCGGAGGTATGCGTAGCGTCTGCCACCTCTTCCGCCTGGTGTTTGTCATCCTGCGGCACGCGGACGCGCACCCACTCACCCGTCGGTCCGCTGAACTGTATGACCTTCGCCGAAGCGTAACGGCGCATCAGCTTCTGCTTGAGCTCGGTCGCTGTGTCGGCATCGTCGAAGGCGCCGATCTGCACGCACCAGCGCCCACCGCTGCGGATATCCGCCGGCGCCTCGAGCACGTCGAGCCGCACCAGCGCGACGCCCGGACGCCACACGTCGATAGCTTTCGCGGCGGCGAGGGAGAGGTCGATCACGCGGCCGGTGATGAACGGTCCGCGATCGTTGATGCGCACGATGGTCGAAGCGCCGGTCGCGACGTTGGTCACCCGCACCAGTGAGCCGAAGGGAAGCGTGCGATGGGCCGCGGTGGGCTGCTGCATGTCGTAGATCTCGCCGTTCGCCGCTTTGCGGTTGTGATACGGCGGCCCGTACCAGCTGGCGATTCCGGTCTCGCTGTAGAGGATCTTGCCGTGGGGCTGATCGTCGTCACTGCGCGGCGAAGGTTTCGGCGCGGGGCGTGAACCCGTGGCGATGGTCGGAGGCGGCGTGGGAATGTGTCGCGCGGAGGAGTTGCGTTTCTTTCCGCCACAACCCGTCAGCAAGATGAGGACAAGCGCGAGCGCGAAGAGCAGGGCCGGGAGCCGCGGGGGCCGTAAACGAAAGACGTTCCTCACCCGCGCTTCTGCTTTTCCATGTAGTCGGCGAGCTTGGCCAGTTTCTTCGCGGCGACGCGAAGCGCCTCGGTCGAGCCCTTGCGCACCTTGGGGACGACCTCGTCGTTCACGTACTCCACCGCCTCGGCGAGCTCCTTCTGGATGCGTTCGGCGGCGGTATCGAACGCGGCATCCACTTTGCGGCCCGCGCTCTCGAAGCGTTTGTCGGTCATGATCCACCTTCTTTTAGACGAAGAGCCAGGCGAGTCGGATTATGCTCCGCCCGCTCGCGGCTGGCAACCACTCGGAACCTGCTGTGCAAACCGGCCCCACCGCCGCGGTGCGTTCCCAGGCTGATTCCTTTTGCACAGCCAACCTTTCGCTGGGGGTTTATCTTCTAATACATAGGGACTATGGGTTATGTTTTCCTGGGGTGCCATTCCGGTATTGCTGCTCACCGCCACCTTAACGGCGGCGCAGGGCTCTGCTCGCGCTGATGCGCTGCCGGAGGCGCCATCCGCATTCTCTTCTTCGCGCGATTCTTCTTCCCGTGACGCACAGAGCGGGCCGCTTCCCGCGGCTCTATCCACCACGCAGCAAGAGGCAGGACGGCAGCGCTTCCGCTCGCAGCTCGATGCGGTCCCGGGCGAGCCGCATCGCCTCACCGCCCAGGACAAGTTCCATGTCTTCGTGGAGCACACCAACTCGCCCTTCACCTTTGCTGCCGCCGGCGTTTCCGCCGGACTCGCGCAGGCCACGAACTCAAGCCCTGGCTTCAATCGGGGATGGGCGGGATACGGCAAGCGTTACGGCGCGGCGTTGGCGGATTCCGAGACCAGCGCTTTCTTCACCAAGTTCCTTATCCCGGTGATGGCGCGCCAGGATCCGCGCTTCAAGCGCAATGGCCGGGAACCATTCCTATCACGGCTGTTCGGCGCGGCGTCGCAGGTGGTGAACACGGTCGATGACGACGGCGATCCCGCGTTCAATTACTCGCAGGTGCTGGGCACGGTGGTCTCAGCCTCGATCGCCAACGCGTACTATCCTCCCGAATCGCGCGGCATGCGCCGCACCGCCAACCGCGCGGTGAATGGATTGGGCGGCGCGGCGGGCGCGAACGTGCTGCGCGAGTTCTGGCCCGACGTCAAGCGCCTGTTCGTCAGACGTAAGGTCAGCCGGCGCGAGGTCGAGGCCCTCAATTGGCGCACCGGTTCGCAGCCTAGCATCGTCCCCGAAGCCAAATAGCCGGGCCTGCGGTCGTCCTCGTAGAATGTCCGGGTTGAAGACGGAAACCTCAGAGCGCGACCAGGACCGCGAGAGCGCCGGACTGTGCGCCGACTGCCGGCACATGCGTCGCATCGCGTCTGACCGTGGTTCTATCTTCTATATGTGCAGCCTGTCGGCAACGGATGCGGCCTTCCCGAAGTATCCGCGGCTGCCGGTAGTGGCGTGTGCAGGATATGAAAAAGTAGCGCCGGCGTCCCGCCGGCTGTAGTGGCGGCATCCTGCCGCCGCTCGGCTCACCGAAAGGAACCCTAAGGCGCGCGCAAAAGCTTTCTGCCCCTCCGGGGATAGCCGCTCAATCTGAACTTTTATCTCAAACTAGGCGTAAGATTCTAACCACCTCGTCGCCACCGCATCCCACATCCCCTCAACCCAGCTCACAGCGCACCAAAAGAAGGAGAGCTCCATGCCGCACGTCACGGTTGGAAAAGAAAACTCGAGCAACATCGATCTTCATTACGAGGACCACGGCTCCGGCAAGCCGGTGGTGCTCATCCACGGATATCCGCTCAGCGGCACGTCGTGGGAGAAGCAGATCCCCGAACTGCTCGCCGCCGGCCACCGCGTGATCACCTATGACCGGCGCGGCTTTGGCAAATCGAGCCAGCCGACCACGGGCTACAACTACGATACTTTCGCCGCCGACCTGCACCACCTCATCCATCACCTCGAGCTGCACGACGCCACGCTGGTTGGGTTCTCCATGGGCGGTGGCGAGGTGGCGCGCTACATCGGTAAATATGGGACGAAAGCAGTGAGCCGCGCGGTGATCATGGGCGGCGTGCCGCCGTTCCTGCTCAAGACGGCGGACAATCCTGAAGGCGTGGACGGGGCGGTCTTCGCGGGCATCGAGAAGGCCATCAAGGCCGACCGCTATGCCTTCTTCAGCGAGTTCTTCAAGAACTTTTTCAACACCGATCTGCTCATGAACGACCAGAACGGCAAACGCATCAGCGAAGATGCGGTACGCGCAAGCTGGAACGTGGCCGCGGGATCGTCGGCGATCGCGAGCCTGGCGTGCGTGGCGACATGGGGCGAGGACTTCCGCGCTGACCTCGCGAAGATCGACGTGCCCACGCTGGTGATCCACGGCGAAGCGGATCGCATCGTGCCGCTCGCGGCTTCCGGCGCGCGGACGGCGAAACTGGTCAAGGGGGCGCGCCTGCACACCATCAAAGACGGGCCGCACGCCATTAACTGGACGCACGCCGAGGAGGTAAACGCCGAGTTGCTCAGCTTCCTCGCGGGCGCGAAGCGGGCCAGCTCGGCGCCGCAGTCGAAGGAAGGCGTGGCGTAGACGTTTTCTCTTTTGTAGTCGCGACTTGCTCATCAGGCCGGGTGTCTTGGGTGTGTGCTGTGCACGCCGAGGCATCCGGCTTTTTTCTGTCGCGACGCGCGCCGGACGCACAGGGATCACGTTCCGAGATAGACTCTGCCCATGGTCTACTTGCCCATGGTCTACTTGCCCATGGCCTACTGCAGGCGCCTGGCAAGTGTCGCGTTTCTACTCCTAGTGTTGATGGTCGTGGCGGCCGCGGCTCAAACCGCCGCGGCTCAAACCGCCGTGGCTCAAACCGCCGTGGCTCAAACCAATGCCCCCGGTGGAATCCCCGGTGCTGGAAATAAAGATTCCGATGGCGATGGCTTGAGCGATGACTTTGAGCAGGCGATCCTGCAGCGCTTCCAGCCCACCTTCCTGTTCTCCAAAGACGACTGCGCGAATGCCCCGACCGCTTTTGCGCCCGATACTCTTGCGCCCACACCGCTGCCGCATACCGAGGGCACGATCTATGGGCAAGTATCCCCGGGCCAAGCATCTCTCGCGCAGGGAACGGGAAGCGTTGGTGGGATAAGCGGGGGTGTGGTAAGCGGCGGCATGATCGAGGTCCACTACTTTCACCTCTGGGCGCGTGACTGCGGACAGCGTGGCCATCCGCTCGATGCCGAGCGTGTCTCCGTACTGCTGGAGAGGGAGCGCGGCGACTCCACCGCGGCCAACGATTGGACAGCGCTGTACTGGTACTCGTCCGCTCATGAAGCGACGGTGTGCGACGCGAGCCGGATCCACACCGCATCATCCTTGCAGGCGGAGACGGCCGGCCCAAGAGTCTGGGTATCGAAGGGCAAGCACGCCTCCTACCTGGAACAAGCACGATGCCGCCAGGGATGCCGAGCGGACAAGTGTGTCGACGTTCCCGAGGCCCTGACCTATTCGTCGGCGCTCGTGATCAACCTCGGCGAACCGGGACGCGCGATGAACGGCGCGAGCTGGGCGAACGCGGCGTCGTGGCAGCTATCCGCAAAGATGCAGAAGAGCGACTTCCTGGCGGCGGACCTCGACGCGCTTTCGGCCGCGCGCTCGACCGCGCTTTCATCAGGAGAGGGAACGTCGATCGCGGTGGGCGCGCGGCCGATGTCAGGATTCCAGACGGCCGTGGCCATCGCGTCCCAGCCTCCGCAGAAGACCGGGATGGCCCTCGACCAGGCGAGCCAGCATACCGACAGCGCTATCCAGCGCAGCGCGAAGGAAGTCCGCCGGTCGCTGATACGCGCATTCGCCAGCACGGTGGAGTTCGTCAGCGGTCGCTGAACGGCTGCCTCCGAGCCGGAAGAACCTTCCTTTCGCTGAAGACCGGATAACCGGATAACCAGCCCTGTGGTGGTGCGTCTACCAGGGAGAAGCACGCACATAGAGCGGAGGCTATATGAGGAAGATTTTCGTCTTGCTTGGGACGATGGCGATAGCGACAGCGTCTTCGGCTTCCTGGGCGCAATCGGACGCTCGTCCCGAGGCCACGCGCCCCGAGATCATGATCCTCGGGACGTATCACATGTCGAATCCCGGACACGATGTCTTCAACCTGCAAGCGGACGACGTGCAATCGCCGAAACGTCAGCAAGAGATCGCGCAACTGATGGAAGTGTTGCAGCGGTTTCGTCCCACCAAGATCGCGATCGAAGACGATGTCGGGGGCAAGCGAGCGCGACGAGAATATTCCGACTACCTTGCGGGGAAGTACACGCTTTCGCGCAACGAGATCGACCAGATCGGATATCGCCTGGCCAAGGAGCTGGGCCACAAGGCGATTTATCCCGTTGATGTGGATGGCGACTTCCCGCTGCTGCGGGCGATCAATTACGCGAAGGCCAACGGCCGCGCCGCCGAGTTCGACAAGATGCAAGCGCGCGTGGGCACGCGAGTGAAGGCGGAGGGTGATTTCCTGCGCTCGCATACGGTGCTCGAAACGCTGGCGTACATGAACTCCGACGCGATGGCAGCGCAAGCCATGGCCGAGTATTTCGACTTCGTCCCCTACGGCGAACCCTGGGAATATGCCGGGCCTGACCTGCTGGCCGCCTGGTATCAGAGGAACATCCGCATCTACTCCAATATCGTGAAGCTGGTGGAATCGCCGAACGAGCGGATCCTGGTGATCTATGGCGCCGGACACCTGGGATGGCTGCGGCAGGACGCCGCCAATGACCAGACGGTCAGGTTGCGGAAGCTGGCCGAGTTCACCGGGAAGCAGTAGCGGCCTAAGCAGTAGGGACCTTATCGGTGGAAGAGCGGGCCTTCAGGCTCGCGTAGACAAACGCGCTTCATATCCTTCCGCGCTGCCGCAGGCTCGCGCGCAACGAAGTGGAGCGCGATGAAAAAAAGACTTAGCCGGACCCACACCAGCAAAACCGGCTTGTTTGTGGCACCCTCATTGACGTGGGCCACCCGGCCCGGAGCGGATGGATCCAGCCCGCTTCAGCGGGCGGAAAGCGAGGCCGCCACGGCCGAGCAATAGCCCAGGGCGGAAGCCCTGGGAAAGAGAAAATGAAGATTCTTTCCGCGCTGCCCCGCCCCGCGGGGCCCGCGCGCAGTTAACGCGGAGCGCGATGAAAAAGACTTAGCCGGACCCACACCAGCAAAACCGGCTTGTGTGGGGGGCACCCTCATTGACGTGGGCACCCGGCCCAAAACCAGCTTGTGTGGGGCACCCGGCAGCCGGCAAAACCGGCTTGTGTGGGGCACCCGGCACCATTTCTTGTTGATTGCCCTGCAATATGTGCAACTTTCGCCCTTCTTTATCCCCAGCCTTCCACAGATTTCGCGGAAATCCACAGCGTTTCCCACAATCTTCCTTGCGAAATACTTGTGTTAAGCCGCACTCTGCATAGAGTTATTCACTAGGTGCACAAATTGCGTTATCACATCAGCAGTTACTGTTCCAGAGACCAGGGCCCCGGCGGGTAGTCAGCTCTTAAGCGCGGAGGTAGCCTTTTGATCTGGAAGCGAAAAAAGATGGACGGGCCCAAGCCAGCACCGCCGTGCGAGTGCCTATGCTGGGCGTGCGACAAGGGAATGCACTGCGGTAGGAAGCCTGAGTGCCAGCATCCCGCTCCAACTAAGCCGGGCAGAGCTTAGCGGCCGGATGGTCTTTGGGAGATTGGTTGCGCTTCAGCTCTTTGCTCACCCATTCAACGAAAGCCGTCTGGAACTCTTCCTGGCTGTATACGCCTTTGTGGATGAGCAACGTGTTCATCGCGTACACCGTCGCACGGAAGCCGTCGTCTCTGGAAGCAATCGCGAGCGCCTCTTCGAAAGACATCTTTAACTCTCCCATCGGGTCGCAGCAGGGTCGCTGAGCTGGTGCAATAAAACCATCAGTGCAGAGCGCAGTCAATAACAAACGCGGCAACTAGCCATCTCTTGCGGTGGAAATCGTGGATTTACAAACGGGTGTTCTGAATTCAGAACAAAAACGGGCCTCACCATTTCTCGGTCCCGCTTGCGGAGCCTGCGGCAGCAAGCTAGCTGGCTTGGCCCGCCGGGTGCCCCACACAAGGCGGTTTTGCTGGTGTGGGATTCGTATCAGGGCACGGCTCGTAGGTCAGGGCGTTCAGCCCTGACTCGCGAAGCGACAAGTTCCCAACACCGCGAGCGTAGCGAGCTACCACGCTGCCGCAGGCCCGCGCTCAGCAACGCGCAGCGCCGTCCTATACTTCCCCAGCTATGCCCTACAACGTCGCATCACGGAACGCGCTGGTCCATCCCGTACCAGCGAAGAACCTGAAGCGCTGGTTTGCCCGCGAGCTTCGCTACGTCAAACCAGTTGCCGCCCGAAAACTACTGCGCCACGTCTTCACTCATCTCGACGAGTTTGTCTCATGGCCCGAGCAGGCCGTACTGCTCTGGCAGGGATGTGATCGTCGCAAGCCCCCGGGAAAACAGCGTTATCACGCGTTCCCCGACCCTATCCGCGCATTCGCCAAGGAGCACCACGTGCGGCTGGACAGCCGTGCGAATGGCCCGGCGAAGGCGGCATTCGCCTACGCCGGCGGGCCACGGCCCGATCGCTACGGCAGCACCCAAGGCTGGACTGTCCACCATCTGTATTCCGGAAAATTTCCTTACGTCGGCAAGGACGCCACAATGCATGCCGTAAAGCACTGCGACCATTTCACGCAGAGCGCCGGGCTGGTCGCCGTTCACCCCATCGCGAATGCGATGTGCGACGAGTTCCCTTGTTTCTCCTGGCTGCTTCGCGCTGAGGCATTCCGTCGCTTCGGGTACGATCCCGACTCAGTATTCTCTAAGCGACAGGACAAGCTCGGCTTTGCGACCACCAGGCCTTGCGTTGTCTTCTACCGCGAGAAGACATAACGTCCCCTGCGGAATCCTTCACAATATCTCCCAGCAATACGACAATCTTTGTCATTGACAAGCAGTTTCCTATCGTCCTAAGATGCTTTCACCTTATGTTCGCCATGCCAAATCGCGCCAATAACCGGCCCCGAACGGACGCATTGGGTAA
Proteins encoded in this region:
- a CDS encoding response regulator, whose product is MNQGQNQPPHGGGGGRRRRRRHGGKQHNRGANGGQPMDGGQPMGGGQPGGGGGQHQGGQGAQPRGGGQPGGGGGGRNRRNRSRRGGGGQPAFVGPMDHSYRQNQGEGNGNSNSRPQGRYSNQSNRPQQFFNAPAIDPLPLREDATTRIYAFIEDLFFVTKMQDTARKLNVKLEFVKTVEELLEKVEQRAGEAPSLIVFDLNNVNAKPLQSIPKLRAKFKRGTSIVGFVSHVQGDLKLKAQEAGCDSVMPRSAFSQHLPQILRRHGAPDDLDEPQSQFGLGSGTQ
- a CDS encoding histidine triad nucleotide-binding protein; protein product: MADCLFCKIVAGQIPAKKVYEDERVFAFEDINPQAPTHLLIVPKQHMVGLKEAKPEDAEILGYCQLTAAKLARERGIEQGYRTVYNVGPGAGQSVFHLHLHLLGGRALRWPPG
- a CDS encoding septal ring lytic transglycosylase RlpA family protein; this encodes MRNVFRLRPPRLPALLFALALVLILLTGCGGKKRNSSARHIPTPPPTIATGSRPAPKPSPRSDDDQPHGKILYSETGIASWYGPPYHNRKAANGEIYDMQQPTAAHRTLPFGSLVRVTNVATGASTIVRINDRGPFITGRVIDLSLAAAKAIDVWRPGVALVRLDVLEAPADIRSGGRWCVQIGAFDDADTATELKQKLMRRYASAKVIQFSGPTGEWVRVRVPQDDKHQAEEVADATHTSAPVWLVRMD
- a CDS encoding alpha/beta hydrolase, whose translation is MPHVTVGKENSSNIDLHYEDHGSGKPVVLIHGYPLSGTSWEKQIPELLAAGHRVITYDRRGFGKSSQPTTGYNYDTFAADLHHLIHHLELHDATLVGFSMGGGEVARYIGKYGTKAVSRAVIMGGVPPFLLKTADNPEGVDGAVFAGIEKAIKADRYAFFSEFFKNFFNTDLLMNDQNGKRISEDAVRASWNVAAGSSAIASLACVATWGEDFRADLAKIDVPTLVIHGEADRIVPLAASGARTAKLVKGARLHTIKDGPHAINWTHAEEVNAELLSFLAGAKRASSAPQSKEGVA
- a CDS encoding DUF5694 domain-containing protein; translation: MRKIFVLLGTMAIATASSASWAQSDARPEATRPEIMILGTYHMSNPGHDVFNLQADDVQSPKRQQEIAQLMEVLQRFRPTKIAIEDDVGGKRARREYSDYLAGKYTLSRNEIDQIGYRLAKELGHKAIYPVDVDGDFPLLRAINYAKANGRAAEFDKMQARVGTRVKAEGDFLRSHTVLETLAYMNSDAMAAQAMAEYFDFVPYGEPWEYAGPDLLAAWYQRNIRIYSNIVKLVESPNERILVIYGAGHLGWLRQDAANDQTVRLRKLAEFTGKQ